The Sulfolobales archaeon DNA segment ACTAATAGAGGATCTTGAGGTATGGCTCTACATACATAGATCTCAAGAGATATCTATTATAAGAAAAATATCTAGAGAAGATCCACTTATAGAAGGGGTTAATAGCAAGAGAAGCTCTATATCCCTCGGGATCTTCCTCGCAATTATAACACTAGGGCTCTATATCATCTACTCCCTATCAACCTCTATACTAAATCTCAGCAGGCATATGGAATGGCATTCAGAGCTAGACGAAGCATTGAGCGGAGGTAGATCATAGCTATTCTTTCAATTCTTCTTTCAATTCTCTAGTAGATCACCATGGTCTCTCGCATGGTTTAGCCCTAGGCCGGGTCTCCAGCCAGTTACCCCCATCCCCTCTCGGGGATCCGGGGCTATAGATGCCAGCCCCCATCCATGATCATCCGGGGACCTGGTTGCCAAGCACATCACTACCTCATCATCTAACCAAACCACCAGCATCAAAGATTATAAGCATATAGCCATCCCCGCCCTAAAGGGGCGAGGTTTTCAGTTGTAACTAAGAGGATCTATTTATTAGCGATGAAATAGCTATCATATCTAGAACATACTCTGCTATATCTGTTATATAGTCATAGATCCTCATTATATGGTAAGCTGTTATATCCTTCTCAAGCCCTGCTTCGGCTACCATGCTGTGGATTTTCTTCTTGCTCTCTATAAGATCTACGAGTCTCGATATAACCCTTTTAAGAGGCTCCCTACCTCTTCTACCCATCTCCTCATCTTGTAGATTCTGCTTGATAAGCTCTTCAATCATTGTGTAATAGCTATATATATTGCTGAGCATCGAGTGAATCTTAGCTCTATCCTCCTCGGAGCTCTCTGTATATTGTGCAATAGCTACTAAATGGTCCGAGATCCTCTCGATCACCCTCGCTATCTGAACCATTATATATGATTTCTGAAGAAGCTTTGAATCACCGTCTAGCCCAGGGCTTGTCAGCATTATGTTGAAAATCCTCTCAGCCTCCCTCCTAATAGCATCTATCTCGCTATCCAGCTCCTCAAGATCCTCTTCAGCTCTATCCCCACCATATGTTTTTATAACATATTCGAATAGGGATCTCGCATTAAGGATTATCCTCCTAACAACTGTGTTTAGCTCAGACCCCCTTCTAACCTCTCTAAGAACCAGAAAGTTCCTAGCCTCATCGAACAGGCTAAAACCAGGCATATGCTTAACATAGATGGATATCATCTTCTTAACCTCACTAGACAATGGCTTTTTAGAGACAACCTTGATCTGCTCGGCTCCCGAGATATAGAGTGAGATCAGCATATGGTATAGAGAACCCTCGCCAATCTCATCCAAATCCACATCAGAGTATAGCCTAATACGGGGAGCCTCTGAAGGCTCTATAACAAGCTTAGAGCCAACCCTCTTAATAAGAACCCTGGAACCCTTTCCAAGATTGAGATCCCTACACCACTCCTTCGGAAGATAGAGGATATATGAACCCCTAACCTCCTGGATCCTCCTCTCCTCCTGCAGAGAAGTAGACATATGCATCCATAATAAAACATGCTATAGAAGCTTATAATATGATAAATATGTATACATATGGAAAATGCTGAAGAGAAAAACCCTTTTAAGCTTCTCAGCCATTAAGGAGCCCCGGTTTATATGGGTTTTACTAGACAGATGAATGGTCAGCCCTAGCCTCTAATTAAATATCTCGAGGAAATATGATAGAGCCGAAGGATCTATATCCATCCAGTAAATATGATCTAGCAAATGCCAGTAACCCTCACCAATATACCCTCCGCTCCTCTGGGGGCTATGTATTTGTTGTAGAAATTTGTATCAAGTTCTATGAAATAGTCATGCTGCGATCTAGCAGAAACAATATATGGCTCTCTACCTGGTTCCATATATATTACTTCAACAGCTATATCTCCTACCCCTTCAACAGGTGTTATATGGAGAAGATATAGTGGGAAGATAACATTTCTCATAGTAAATGCAACTGTATAGCCTGGCTGGGTTGATATGTTGAAGAGCATCCCAACAGCACCTACCCCGAGGAAGTCGGTTGAGTTTTTAAACATATACCCCTCTGCCTGTTTCGATGGTGTGTCAGCTAGATATAGCTTTGCCTCAACACCATTTATCAATAAACATATTAGCCGCCACGATTGGGTCGCGGTTATAGATGATATACTACTACCCAACGTGTTAGAGGCTTTTTCACCTTGGTTAGCGATTATAAGGGATGCTATTACCGCTAAAATCACCATGGCTATTGCTATATATACGGAAATCCTAGGGGATTTTCTAAACATAGCCTATCCTTAGAGCTATTCCGCTACTCCACGATATAGCTTTTTAACGGGGAACATCGACTCGCTAAGCTGGAGTTGGGTTTAAAAGGGGTTGCAGACGTATCAGATCATCTTCTGGTTTAGTATTGCTAGAACCTCATCCAGCCTTGGCATCCCCTCCTGGGCCCCCTTCCTTGAGATCTTTATCGAGGCACATGTGATCCCCATTTTAACGGCTTCCTCAACACTCTTGCCCAAGGCTACTGCGTAGGAGTAGCATGCTGTGAAGGAATCTCCCGCCCCCGTTGTATCCACCACCTTTTCAGGCTTGATAGCTGGTATAATAGATATATGTGTGGATTTTCTGGTATAGTATGCAGCCCCTCTATC contains these protein-coding regions:
- a CDS encoding PhoU domain-containing protein, with amino-acid sequence MSTSLQEERRIQEVRGSYILYLPKEWCRDLNLGKGSRVLIKRVGSKLVIEPSEAPRIRLYSDVDLDEIGEGSLYHMLISLYISGAEQIKVVSKKPLSSEVKKMISIYVKHMPGFSLFDEARNFLVLREVRRGSELNTVVRRIILNARSLFEYVIKTYGGDRAEEDLEELDSEIDAIRREAERIFNIMLTSPGLDGDSKLLQKSYIMVQIARVIERISDHLVAIAQYTESSEEDRAKIHSMLSNIYSYYTMIEELIKQNLQDEEMGRRGREPLKRVISRLVDLIESKKKIHSMVAEAGLEKDITAYHIMRIYDYITDIAEYVLDMIAISSLINRSS